ATCGGCATGGCCGTCAACCTGCTGTGGCCGCGCGCGGAGATCTACGACCTCACCGAGGGCACCTGGTGGCTGCAGTGGAGCGCACTGCTCTTCATCGGGCTCAGCCTCGCCATCGGCGCCGGCTACTTCACCGCCCGCCGGCTGCACCTCCGGATCGAGCTGAGGCACGTCCCGCACACGCACATCGAACCGCCGACCTCCGAGGCCGTCCCCGAGCCCGCCTGACGGCGTACCGGCACCCGGTCAGGCACCACCCGCCGCACACAAGACACCCACGAAGGGACGACGGCGCCCCCATGACGACGACCGACGGGCCGACGGCCGACACTTCACCCGACGCGGCCCCCGCCACCGTCCGCGACCTCCACCTGACCGACAGCGTCCACAGCGCCCGCGACGACGCCCGCGCACAAGGCGGCCGAGCCGGCGACTGGATGCCGTATCTGCCCGCGTCCACCTCCCCGCACTGCCCACCCGGAGTCGACCGAACCTCCCTGGTGTGGGCGGAGACGGTGGCTCCCGGTGGCTACACCCACAAGGTCCTCGCCCGCGGCAGCCGCCTGCGCTTCGACGACCCGACCGGCCACGCCTGCGCCCATCTGCTCTTGTTCAACGCCCTGGAACCGGTGGAGCGGCTCAACGTCGCCGACACCCTGAAGATCCCCTGGCAGGCCTACCTGGGCGTGAACCACCCTCTGCTGTCCGGCGACGGCCGGGTCATGGCCGTCGTCACCGGCGACTCCTCCGGCCGGCACGACGCGTTCTGCGGCACCACCACCGACACCTGGAACCAGCACAAGTACGGGGACTCACGCCCCGAGGGACCGTCCCCTTCCGGACGTGGACTCTTCGTCAAAGCCGCCGCCAAGCACGGTCTGAGCCGTCGCGACCTGCCACCCAGCGTGTCCTTCTTCCAGGGCATACGGGTCGAGCCCGATGGCGCCCTCACCTGGCAGGGCGGCGCGGGACCGGGCACGCACGTCGAACTCGTCGCGGAAATGCCCCTGTTGGTGCTGGTCGCCAACGTCGCGCATCCGCTGAACCCGCGCTCCGAGTACGCCGTCGGGCCCCTGCGCGTACACGCCTGGCGCGGCCTCGCGACCGGTCCCGACGAGGAGCGGTTCACCGCCACGCCCGAACTGCACCGGGCGTACCTCAACACCGTCGACCACTGCGAAGCCCGGGGGTTGTGACATGGCGACCAGCCAGACCGAGGGCTTCGCGCCCGCCGAACCCATCGAGACCGTCGTGAACACCTACCCGACCACCTCGGGCGGCACGATCGCCTCCACCGTCCCGGTCGGTGCCGTGTACGCCGAGGGCTCCGCCCTGGACTGGGGGGCGAGCCTGGTCGAAGGCACGGTCGTCCTGGACGAGAAGGTGGCGCCCAACGCGGCCTGGTCGGCGGTGGTGAAGCAGGGGCACGTCCTGACCATCGTCGACGTCGGCGGCAACCAGTCCGCCGACTGTCTCCTCTACGACGCGGCCGACCCCGAGGAGCGCTACAGCGTCCCCGACACGCTGGCCTGGCAGGGCAACGCCTACGTGCGCACCGGCACCGTCCTGCGCAGCAATGAGGGACGCCCCCTCATGACCGTCGTGGCCAACGAGATCGACCGTCAGGACACCATCGGCGGCGCCTGCGGCAAGGAGTCCAACACCCTGCGCTACGGCCACCATGTGATGTTCCATCACGGCTGCCGGGAGAACTTCCTGGCCGAGGCCTCCCGGCACGGCCTCGGGGTGCGGGACCTCGTCTCCAACCTCAACTGGTTCATGAACGTGCCCGTCGAGGCGGACGGCGCGCTGGGCATCGTCGACGGCATGTCGGCGCCCGGCCGACGGGTCGCGGTGCGCGCCGAGACGGACGTCCTGGTGCTGGTGTCCAACTGCCCGCAGATGAACAACCCGTGCAACGACTTCAACCCGACCCCGCTTCGGATGATCGTCGTGGCCCCCAGCAGCCCCGCGACCTCTCACGACGCCAACTCGCAGAGCCCCTCGGAGGCTGCCGCGTGACCCGTCCCGTCACCGTTCTCGTCGCCAACCGCGGTGAGATAGCCCGCCGCGTCATCCGCACCGCCAAGCGGATGGGACTGGCCACCGTCGCCGTCTTCTCCGACGCCGACCGTGCCGCCCCGCACGTCCGCGAGGCCGACCACGCGGTCCGGCTCGGTCCGGCGCCCGCCCGCGAGTCGTATCTGCGCGGCGACGCGATCGTCGAGGCGGCGCTCGACCATGGCGCCGACATCATCCACCCGGGCTACGGCTTTCTCTCCGAGAACGCCGCCTTCGCCCGCGCCGTCGAGGAGGCCGGCCTGCGTTTCGCGGGCCCCACCGCCGACCAGATCACCGCCTTCGGCGAGAAGCACACCGCCCGCGCCCTGGCCAAGGCGGCCGGGGTGCCGCTGCTGGCCGGGACAGAACTCCTGGCGAGCGCAGAGGAGGCCGTCACCGCGGCCGAGTCGATCGGACTGCCCGTGATGGTCAAGGCCACCGGCGGTGGCGGCGGCATCGGCATGCAGGCCTGCGCCACCGCCGACGAGGTGCGCGAGGCGTTCGCCCGCGTGGCCGCGCTCGCCGAGTCCAACTTCGGATCGGCCGGAGTGTTCCTGGAACGTCTGGTGCGCCCGGCCCGGCACGTCGAGGTACAGGTCTTCGGCGACGGCACCGGCCGGATCGCCGTCATCGGCGACCGCGACTGCTCGCTCCAGCGCCGCAACCAGAAGGTGATCGAGGAGGCCCCGGCTCCGGCCCTGCCCGACGGGATCCGCGCCCTGCTGCACGACTCCTCGCACCGGCTCCTCGCATCGGTCGCCTACCGCGGCGCGGGGACCGTGGAGTTCGTCTACGACCCGGTCCGCGAGGAGGCCGCCTTCCTCGAGGTCAACACGCGGCTCCAGGTCGAACACCCGGTGACCGAGGAGGCGTACGGCGTCGACCTGGTCGAGCTCATGCTCGAACTGGCCCGCGACGGCCGGGTCGACGACTCGGTGTTCGAGCGGGAGTGGACGCCCACCGGACATGCCGTCCAGGCCCGCGTCTACGCCGAGGACCCCGGCAAGGATTCGCTGCCCTCCTCGGGCCTGATCACCCGGGCGCTCTTCCCCGGCCAGGGCGCCGACTCGATGCCCGGTGTCCGGGTCGACGGGTTCGCCGAGACCGGCCTTGAGATCTCGCCGTACTACGACCCCATGCTCGCCAAGGTGATCGCACACGGCGCCACCCGCGACACCGCGTTCGACGTCCTCGGCGAGGCGCTGGGCGCGAGCCGGATCGACGGCATCGTCACCAACCTCGGTCTGCTGCGCTGGCTGACCGTGCACGGTGAGGTGCGCGAGGCCGTGCACAGC
The DNA window shown above is from Streptomyces chartreusis and carries:
- a CDS encoding urea amidolyase associated protein UAAP1, with amino-acid sequence MTTTDGPTADTSPDAAPATVRDLHLTDSVHSARDDARAQGGRAGDWMPYLPASTSPHCPPGVDRTSLVWAETVAPGGYTHKVLARGSRLRFDDPTGHACAHLLLFNALEPVERLNVADTLKIPWQAYLGVNHPLLSGDGRVMAVVTGDSSGRHDAFCGTTTDTWNQHKYGDSRPEGPSPSGRGLFVKAAAKHGLSRRDLPPSVSFFQGIRVEPDGALTWQGGAGPGTHVELVAEMPLLVLVANVAHPLNPRSEYAVGPLRVHAWRGLATGPDEERFTATPELHRAYLNTVDHCEARGL
- a CDS encoding urea amidolyase associated protein UAAP2, translated to MATSQTEGFAPAEPIETVVNTYPTTSGGTIASTVPVGAVYAEGSALDWGASLVEGTVVLDEKVAPNAAWSAVVKQGHVLTIVDVGGNQSADCLLYDAADPEERYSVPDTLAWQGNAYVRTGTVLRSNEGRPLMTVVANEIDRQDTIGGACGKESNTLRYGHHVMFHHGCRENFLAEASRHGLGVRDLVSNLNWFMNVPVEADGALGIVDGMSAPGRRVAVRAETDVLVLVSNCPQMNNPCNDFNPTPLRMIVVAPSSPATSHDANSQSPSEAAA